Sequence from the Paeniglutamicibacter cryotolerans genome:
AATCCCACGGGTTGATTGCCGCTGCGATCCGTGAACAGAACCCGGTGGCTGCCGCCGCTGCCATGCAGGCGCACATCGACCTGGTCTCCGACGTTGAACTGCTGAAGTAGGGGGCCGGGATCAACCGGCTGCCAGCACCGCTGACATCTTCTGAATGAAGGCCGTGAGCAGAGCCGACTGACGCCGTCCGGGCATGGTCAGGATCTGCGCCTGGCGCTCGCCGAAGGCGGGGTGGTCGATCGGGATGAAGCACAATCCATCATCCACGCCTTCACTGTGGGCAAAGTGGCTCATGAGGGTGACCCCGGCCCCCGAACGTACGAATTCCATGGCCGGTTTGATGTGATCGGTGGTCATGGCGATGCGCGGAGTCAGGCCCTCCATCTGGGCGGCGATGTCGAAGAGCTCGCGCTGGCTGATGCCTTTGGACGGTAACGAGAGCCTGTAGTCGCACAGCTCGGCCAGGCCTACCCGATTGCGCCCCGCCAGTGGATGCGCGGAGGCAACAATCGCATAGGCCGGGGCCGGGCAGGAGAACTCTACCTTCACGTCCCGCCGCGGACCGAGGGCAAAAACCATCGCCACATCGGCAACGCCGTCTATGATCCGTTGCGTGGCGCCGGTGGAGGGGATGACCGAGAAATGGACCGAGACGTCCTCGTGCTCTTGGCAGAAAGCGGCGATCGCGGCCGGAACCCGGTAGGCGGCCAGGCCTTCGGAAGCAACGATCTCCAACACCCGTTGCTTGCCTGAGGCAAGCTCACGCAATTCGGAGAGTAGTTCCTCGGATTCGGCCTCGGTACGTCGGGTGTGGGCCAGTAACAAGGTCCCGGCTTCGGTCAGTTCCATCCCGCGCGGGTGGCGGCGGAACAGCTCGACTCCGGTGGAGCGTTCAAGCCCGGTAATCTGCCGGCTGATGGCCGAGGCCGAGACATGCAATGCCTCGGCAGCTTCGGTGATGGATCCGCTGCCGGCCACCTCGTGGAAGTACAGCAGGGCGGCGGGCAGCATGTGCACGGTCGGTCACTCGTTTCGGCTGGGTTTGCATTCAGGTCAACTCCCCTGCGAAAACTAGCACTGGTTGAGGGGGAAGAACTGCGGATATCGTGATTCACGATACAACAAGGATAAGGATGTGCAGCTGTGGACGAACGCATGAAAATCATGGAGACGGCAGTGTCGTTTGTCGATTCCGGGCGATTCTTCGACGAGCTCGACGCACTAGTCCAGCGGCAGACCGTCAGTACGAATACTGCCGACGGGTTTGAAATGAAGTCATACCTTGAAGAAATGATCGCACCTCGGCTGGGCCTGATGGGCTTTGAGAACACGTTGCACCCGAACTGGAATGACGGGTCCAACAGCTTTCTGGTCGCCCGCCGCGTCGAAAGCCCCGAACTGCCCACCGTATTGTGTTACGGCCACGCCGACGTGGTCGACGGGCACGAGGGCCAGTGGGACAACGCACGGGAGCCGTTCACCCTCACCGCCGAGGGTGAGCGCTGGTACGGCCGCGGATCGGCCGACAACAAGGGCCAGCACCTGGTGAACCTCAAGGCCTTGGAAATCCTCTTCGCGGCCCGCGGGGCGTTGGGATTCAACCTCGTCTTCCTTCTGGAAGCCGGAGAGGAGATCGGCTCCCCGGACCTGGCCGAATTTGCCGCGGCACACCGGCAGGAGCTCGCTGCCGATGTCTTCATAGCCTCCGACGGCCCACGACTCTCGGCCCAGGACCCAACGATCTTCCTCGGAGCACGCGGTGGGGTCGGCATCGAACTGCGGGTGGACCTGCGCCCCGATAGCTACCATTCGGGAAATTGGGGCGGACTGATCCGCAACCCGGCCACCACGCTGGCTGCGGCCATCGGCGTGCTGGTGGACGGGCACGGCCGGATCAAGGTGCCCGGGTTGCTTCCCGCGGACCTGCCGGCAGCGGTGCGCAAGGCACTGGAGGGCATCGAAGTAGGTACCGGAGCCAACGACCCGATCATCGACGCCGGCTGGGGCGACACCACACTGAGCGCCGCCGAACGGGTCTACGGCTGGAATACGCTCGAGGTGCTGGCCATGGGTGCGGCCGATGTG
This genomic interval carries:
- a CDS encoding LysR family transcriptional regulator, which gives rise to MLPAALLYFHEVAGSGSITEAAEALHVSASAISRQITGLERSTGVELFRRHPRGMELTEAGTLLLAHTRRTEAESEELLSELRELASGKQRVLEIVASEGLAAYRVPAAIAAFCQEHEDVSVHFSVIPSTGATQRIIDGVADVAMVFALGPRRDVKVEFSCPAPAYAIVASAHPLAGRNRVGLAELCDYRLSLPSKGISQRELFDIAAQMEGLTPRIAMTTDHIKPAMEFVRSGAGVTLMSHFAHSEGVDDGLCFIPIDHPAFGERQAQILTMPGRRQSALLTAFIQKMSAVLAAG
- a CDS encoding M20 family metallopeptidase is translated as MDERMKIMETAVSFVDSGRFFDELDALVQRQTVSTNTADGFEMKSYLEEMIAPRLGLMGFENTLHPNWNDGSNSFLVARRVESPELPTVLCYGHADVVDGHEGQWDNAREPFTLTAEGERWYGRGSADNKGQHLVNLKALEILFAARGALGFNLVFLLEAGEEIGSPDLAEFAAAHRQELAADVFIASDGPRLSAQDPTIFLGARGGVGIELRVDLRPDSYHSGNWGGLIRNPATTLAAAIGVLVDGHGRIKVPGLLPADLPAAVRKALEGIEVGTGANDPIIDAGWGDTTLSAAERVYGWNTLEVLAMGAADVKNPVNAIPGSATAMLQLRHVVGTDIDGLEALIQQHLDEAGFDMVTTHVIDSFPASRTEPDSPWVTWAADSLAESTGRAPVILPNIGGSLPNHVFEAVLGLPTLWIPHSYPGCLQHAPNEHMLEPIARQGLALMCGLFYDLGVRANSPFDPGNRANGF